One Acidobacteriaceae bacterium genomic region harbors:
- the glmS gene encoding glutamine--fructose-6-phosphate transaminase (isomerizing), producing the protein MCGIVGYIGPKPCVPVIMEGLARLEYRGYDSAGIAVAGGPEGLQLRRAPGKLRNLDAILQRDPVHGTYGIGHTRWATHGRPTEENAHPHRDGSGTLVVVHNGIVENYLTLKHELMAKGHAFASETDTEIIAHLIQDELENHARQHGEFTDANESVAIVGDGHASKLPLEEAVRRAARRMTGAFAIGVLSANEPDKMVAARMGPPIVLGLGDGEFFLASDVPGILHHTRTIYFLADNEVATLTTSGIALTDFHGNAKTLSPQRITWDPIQAEKAGYKHFMLKEINEQPRAVRDTTLGRVSFDTGRVHLGDMSVSDEDLRAAAGITIAACGTSWHAGLAGKFMIERLARLPVDVDYASEYRYRDPIPNPNTIGLLITQSGETADTIAAQQELISKGSKTLAICNVVGSAVTRLAAGTITTNAGPEIGVASTKAFTAQLTALFTLALHLAQVRGTITDKQSLHLATELSRIPGKIEEVLRSVDDICANLAKEFSTARDFLFLGRGIHYPIALEGALKLKEISYIHAEGYPAGEMKHGPNALIDETLPVVVIATKDPADPASVLKYEKTLSNIQEVTARSGRVIAIATEGDKHIHQLVEHVIEIPAAPELLLPILEVVPLQLLAYHIAVRRGCDVDQPRNLAKSVTVE; encoded by the coding sequence ATGTGCGGAATTGTCGGTTACATCGGCCCCAAACCCTGCGTCCCCGTCATCATGGAGGGACTCGCCCGTCTCGAATACCGTGGCTATGACTCAGCCGGCATCGCCGTCGCCGGCGGCCCGGAGGGCCTTCAGCTTCGCCGCGCACCCGGCAAGCTCCGCAATCTCGACGCCATCCTCCAGCGCGATCCCGTCCACGGCACCTATGGCATCGGCCACACCCGCTGGGCCACGCACGGCCGCCCCACCGAGGAGAACGCCCATCCGCACCGCGACGGCTCCGGCACCCTCGTCGTCGTCCACAACGGTATCGTTGAAAACTACCTCACGCTCAAGCACGAGCTCATGGCCAAGGGCCACGCCTTCGCCTCCGAAACCGACACCGAAATCATCGCCCACCTCATCCAGGACGAGCTGGAGAACCACGCCCGCCAGCACGGCGAGTTCACTGACGCCAACGAGTCCGTCGCCATCGTCGGTGACGGCCACGCCTCCAAGCTCCCGCTCGAAGAAGCCGTCCGCCGCGCTGCTCGCCGCATGACCGGCGCCTTCGCCATCGGCGTGCTCTCCGCCAACGAGCCTGACAAGATGGTCGCCGCCCGCATGGGTCCGCCCATCGTCCTCGGTCTCGGCGACGGCGAGTTCTTCCTCGCCTCCGACGTCCCCGGCATCCTCCACCACACCCGCACCATCTACTTCCTCGCCGACAACGAAGTCGCCACCCTCACCACCTCCGGCATCGCCCTCACCGACTTCCACGGCAACGCAAAAACACTCTCCCCGCAGCGAATCACCTGGGACCCCATCCAGGCCGAAAAGGCCGGCTACAAGCACTTCATGCTTAAGGAGATCAACGAGCAGCCTCGCGCCGTCCGCGACACCACCCTCGGCCGCGTCTCCTTCGACACGGGCCGCGTCCACCTCGGCGACATGTCCGTCTCCGACGAAGACCTCCGCGCCGCCGCCGGCATCACCATCGCCGCTTGCGGCACCTCCTGGCACGCCGGCCTCGCCGGCAAGTTCATGATCGAGCGCCTCGCGCGCCTCCCCGTCGACGTCGACTACGCCTCCGAGTACCGCTACCGCGACCCCATCCCCAATCCCAACACCATCGGCCTGCTCATCACCCAGTCCGGCGAAACCGCCGACACGATTGCTGCTCAACAAGAGCTGATCAGCAAAGGATCAAAGACCCTCGCCATCTGCAACGTCGTCGGCTCCGCCGTCACGCGGCTCGCGGCTGGCACCATCACCACCAACGCCGGCCCCGAGATCGGCGTCGCCTCTACCAAGGCCTTCACCGCGCAGCTCACCGCGCTCTTCACGCTCGCGCTGCACCTCGCGCAGGTCCGCGGCACCATCACCGACAAGCAATCCCTCCACCTCGCGACAGAGCTATCCAGGATCCCCGGCAAGATCGAAGAGGTCCTCCGCTCCGTGGACGACATCTGCGCCAACCTCGCCAAGGAGTTCTCCACCGCGCGCGACTTTCTCTTCCTCGGCCGCGGCATCCACTACCCCATCGCCCTCGAAGGCGCGCTCAAATTAAAAGAGATCAGTTACATCCACGCCGAAGGCTATCCCGCCGGCGAGATGAAGCACGGGCCTAACGCTCTTATTGATGAAACCCTGCCCGTCGTCGTCATCGCCACCAAGGACCCCGCCGACCCGGCCTCGGTCCTCAAGTACGAAAAGACCCTCAGCAATATTCAGGAGGTCACCGCCCGCAGCGGCCGCGTCATCGCCATCGCCACCGAAGGCGACAAGCACATCCACCAGCTCGTCGAGCACGTCATCGAAATCCCCGCCGCCCCCGAGCTCCTCCTGCCCATCCTCGAAGTCGTCCCCCTCCAACTCCTCGCCTACCACATCGCCGTCCGCCGCGGCTGCGACGTGGACCAGCCAAGAAATCTTGCGAAGAGTGTGACGGTGGAATGA